A stretch of the Lytechinus variegatus isolate NC3 chromosome 5, Lvar_3.0, whole genome shotgun sequence genome encodes the following:
- the LOC121414936 gene encoding trans-L-3-hydroxyproline dehydratase-like, protein MSDIAAVVPKCSFKIKTMEMHTCGEPLRIITSGYPDIVGDTILAKRSYVRKNLDHLRKALMLEPRGHYDMYGALLVKPDHPRAHFASLFMHNEGYSTMCGHATLALARYAVDFGLVEPVSPETEINLQCPCGLVRSFVEYDDKRKTSGRARFLSSPAFVFRTDIKLNVPNYGEVTIDISYGGAFYALVSADQLGLDLGKSSFQSIQAAGTAVTMATKDAVILEHPDSPDLAFLYGTIITDGEDTWSEEPTTNICNFADSQIDRSPCGSGVTARIALQLHKGLIDLDQTRSFRSGVTGTTFTGKAVEKTKVGRFDEVVVEISGKGHYIGESTFICEDDDELGKGFVVQ, encoded by the exons ATGTCAGATATTGCTGCTGTTGTGCCAAAATGCTCGTTCAAAATCAAAACGATGGAAATGCACACTTGCGGTGAGCCGTTACGGATTATCACCTCCGGCTACCCCGATATCGTCGGGGACACGATCCTGGCGAAGCGCTCCTACGTCCGAAAGAACCTGGACCACCTTCGGAAAGCACTGATGCTGGAACCGAGAGGGCATTACGACATGTATGGAGCCCTCCTCGTCAAACCAGATCACCCGAGAGCCCATTTTGCTTCTCTGTTCATGCACAATGAAGGTTATAGTACAATGTGTGGCCACGCAACACTTGCTTTGGCCAGATATGCTGTTGATTTTGGACTTGTTGAACCAGTTTCTCCAGAAACAGAAATTAATCTTCAGTGCCCTTGCGGATTGGTGAGGTCTTTTGTAGAGTATGATGACAAAAGGAAAACTTCTGGAAGAGCGAGATTTCTGAGTTCCCCTGCTTTTGTTTTTAGAACAG ATATAAAGTTGAATGTACCAAACTATGGTGAAGTAACAATTGACATCAGCTACGGGGGTGCCTTCTATGCCTTAGTCTCTGCAGACCAACTTGGTCTTGACCTCGGAAAATCTTCTTTCCAAAGCATCCAGGCAGCTGGAAcagctgttaccatggcaaccaagGATGCAGTGATCCTGGAACATCCAGACAGTCCAGACCTCGCCTTCCTCTACGGGACTATCATCACAGATGGAGAGGATACTTGGAGCGAGGAGCCAACAaccaatatttgtaattttgctGATTCTCAG ATTGACAGATCCCCCTGTGGGTCAGGTGTCACTGCCCGCATCGCTCTTCAGCTTCATAAAGGACTGATAGATTTGGACCAGACTAGATCCTTTAGGAGTGGGGTCACAGGAACAACATTCACAGGAAAAGCAGTGGAAAAGACAAAGGTGGGCCGCTTTGATGAAGTTGTGGTTGAAATATCAGGAAAAGGGCACTACATAGGAGAAAGCACCTTTATATGTGAAGACGATGATGAATTGGGAAAAGGATTTGTTGTTCAATAG
- the LOC121416100 gene encoding protein RRNAD1-like yields the protein MHQPPQTVWPLSLLAYRAATQALALDTTPTAGDSLSIKMDPALKPIDLLCRLHVKAKKKHEILRLAEVINSATRKAGTERVVDVGSGQGHLSRLLSFGYGLKVTSIEAVGCHLTGAAKVDKKIKTIIQKRIERQSEQPIESIPHTLPQHVECTVHPQITPEEFLDVINHQSAVSNDSDQSKKHRKEGAAHCAEGQNREVLSPVEKSTEAPTSLDHFLDIPPPMGHPDHDPTKESSNACLDMVNERSTLHPLVSEDRGSDAFVLAGLHTCGDLAPTMLRVFSKCPQARALTSVSCCYMKMKCALPEAVPSPPANSLEPVQNGDLRKTIHSDSLQESPILTESHDRLEFPREKSDSDNNSYSMDDYSTLNSKGYPMSKFVQSLGGKIIEFTAMELACHFLESYHKRLKASDANLILHGYRATLEVIIHGFDPGMTQSHSGICRIKKAVASVRKPHLKTFQEYASGVLGALGIPCEDHRLAELEEICRPEWTNVITFHVLRSMMGPIVESLLLLDRVLYLFDQGIESKLVPVFDASISPRNFALVAIKDDDHIKLSSTNLKR from the exons AT gCATCAGCCGCCGCAGACTGTTTGGCCATTGTCCCTCTTGGCATACCGTGCTGCCACACAAGCCCTGGCACTAGACACGACCCCAACGGCCGGTGATTCCCTCAGCATTAAAATGGACCCAGCCCTGAAACCAATCGATCTACTATGCAGACTACATGTCAAAGCGAAGAAGAAACATGAAATCTTACGCTTGGCCGAG gTGATAAATTCTGCAACCAGGAAAGCAGGAACTGAGAGGGTTGTTGATGTAGGATCAGGCCAAGGTCATCTATCAAGGTTACTCTCGTTTGGTTATGGTCTTAAGGTCACCAGTATTGAGGCTGTTGGTTGTCATTTGACAGGTGCAGCTAAGGTAGACAA GAAAATAAAGACCATTATCCAGAAGAGA ATAGAAAGGCAATCTGAACAACCCATTGAGAGTATTCCCCACACACTTCCGCAGCATGTAGAATGCACTGTTCACCCCCAGATAACCCCTGAAGAGTTCCTTGATGTCATAAACCACCAATCAGCTGTAAGCAATGACTCGGACCAGTCCAAGAAGCACAGAAAGGAGGGTGCAGCTCATTGTGCCGAGGGACAAAACCGTGAGGTCCTGTCACCTGTAGAGAAGTCTACTGAAGCACCTACCAGTCTTGATCACTTCTTAGATATACCTCCACCTATGGGGCATCCAGATCATGATCCAACGAAAGAGTCCAGTAATGCTTGCCTTGATATGGTCAATGAAAGATCAACGCTTCATCCGTTGGTGTCAGAGGACAGAGGCTCTGATGCGTTTGTGCTAGCTGGCCTGCATACATGCGGTGACTTGGCCCCGACGATGCTGAGAGTGTTTTCCAAGTGTCCCCAGGCCCGGGCTCTGACCTCTGTCTCGTGCTGTTACATGAAGATGAAATGTGCGCTACCTGAAGCAGTTCCATCACCACCTGCAAATTCCTTGGAACCTGTTCAAAATGGCGACTTGAGAAAGACGATCCATTCAGATTCTTTGCAAGAATCCCCCATACTAACTGAGAGCCACGACAGACTGGAATTTccaagagaaaaatcagactcaGATAATAACAGTTATTCAATGGATGATTATTCGACACTGAATTCAAAGGGTTACCCCATGAGTAAGTTTGTTCAGAGTCTTGGTGGGAAAATCATCGAGTTTACAGCTATGGAACTAGCCTGCCATTTCCTTGAAAGCTACCACAAGCGGTTAAAAG CCTCAGATGCCAACCTGATTCTCCATGGGTATCGTGCAACCTTAGAAGTTATCATACACGGCTTTGATCCCGGGATGACCCAGTCTCACTCGGGCATTTGTAGAATCAAGAAAGCAGTGGCTAGTGTCAGAAAACCCCATCTCAAGACATTTCAAGA GTATGCTTCTGGCGTGCTTGGTGCTCTGGGCATTCCATGTGAAGACCACCGCCTAGCAGAACTGGAAGAAATATGCCGACCGGAATGGACCAATGTCATCACTTTCCATGTGCTTCGTAGTATGATGGGTCCCATAGTAGAGAGTTTACTATTGCTGGATAGGGTCCTCTATCTCTTTGATCAAG GTATAGAGAGCAAACTTGTTCCTGTATTCGATGCAAGTATTTCTCCACGGAACTTTGCACTGGTGGCGATAAAGGATGATGACCATATTAAGCTGAGTTCTACAAATCTTAAAAGATGA